TGCGGAAAAAGGAATTAATTCTGAGCCATTTCAAGGAGCTGTAATTATTGGTAAAACTTTGACCCCAATGGATCCAAGCTCGTGGGAATTCTCTGATTATAATGATCTTCTGTTTGTTGCAGGAGGGAATATTTATGATGCAGAAAATTTTAAACCATTTTGGGGTTCCAATGGATTTGGAGTTGTTGCTGCACCAGTAGCTGTTGATATGGGAGGTGTAGGAATAACTTATCCTGGTTATATTTACACGGAAGATTGGGGAGCTACATGGATACTGAAAGATAATACAACCTTTTTTACAAATGTAGATGAGTATTGTAACTCTTTCACATGGAATGGTACTTTAACTAGCGATGGAAAGATCATTAGACCAAAATCATGGGCAGCATTTGATGGTTTTATTGACGCTAACAATAATTTTCACTGGGTTTCGATTGCCAATGGTTCAACATACGAAAGTACCAGTTATATCATTATTAATGCAGATGGTGATATACTTGATGGATATTACGATACTACGATAGAAAATATCACAGGTAATCAAAATGTTTCTTATACTAGTGATTATTTAGCGGTGAGACATTTTTTGTTTGATCCTGCGGAAACAGCAGAGAGTACGCCATATTATGGTAACGAATTAACTCTTTCAGTTGGTTGTTCGGAAAACTATCCTAATGATGGATATATGTATGTTACATATGTGGATAGAATTTTAGGAGAAACAGGAGTAGATCTAAACTTACTAAACTTCTCTAAACCTCAAGAAATTTACGATGTTCAACCATATTTTCTAATTAAATCAGCAAATGGATTTGTAGAATCAGATACTTTTGTAGTTGATGATCAAGAATTTTCTCATGGTTATTGTCTTGTTGATGATGTTACAAAATCTTACCAGGGTTTTGCTTCTCCTTCCATAGTCCCGAGTACAAATTCTGTAAACAGTATCGAGTGTATACCTTTTAGTGTATATCAAATTGCAGATTTAACTACAACACCTAATCAAATTCAAGATTATGCTAGTTATGGACAAGTATTACACAGTATTTACTATTCTAAAGTTGGATTAACTGATGATATCATGCCATTAGAAAACTCTATTGTAGATAATTATCCAAATCCTTTTAATCCTACTACTGATATTA
This window of the Candidatus Delongbacteria bacterium genome carries:
- a CDS encoding T9SS type A sorting domain-containing protein, yielding MKSFVTIFTMVLFFVTASYSNESLAGLSKGERKIKEVKRYLDRQEGISKDGEFPTVLNDDVFSQSLNGFGWCSGFNHKVDYDPVSQSYGSFYRATHVTGSGSGGFSYAELGDDSFDNGGIVYTNPPAMGGLRYPYITSGFGYHFCLGTFYGDGELVKDKIMLIVYDVENIESTEPIYVGQNEEFCEGWMVAGDITMNSATGEYILLITAEKGINSEPFQGAVIIGKTLTPMDPSSWEFSDYNDLLFVAGGNIYDAENFKPFWGSNGFGVVAAPVAVDMGGVGITYPGYIYTEDWGATWILKDNTTFFTNVDEYCNSFTWNGTLTSDGKIIRPKSWAAFDGFIDANNNFHWVSIANGSTYESTSYIIINADGDILDGYYDTTIENITGNQNVSYTSDYLAVRHFLFDPAETAESTPYYGNELTLSVGCSENYPNDGYMYVTYVDRILGETGVDLNLLNFSKPQEIYDVQPYFLIKSANGFVESDTFVVDDQEFSHGYCLVDDVTKSYQGFASPSIVPSTNSVNSIECIPFSVYQIADLTTTPNQIQDYASYGQVLHSIYYSKVGLTDDIMPLENSIVDNYPNPFNPTTDIRFVANANADIKFRIFNANGELISELVKENCNEGLNQIHFDGSKLNSGVYFYQMISNGLIKGTEKMVLTK